The Salvia miltiorrhiza cultivar Shanhuang (shh) chromosome 2, IMPLAD_Smil_shh, whole genome shotgun sequence DNA window ACAATGGGCCGCATTGGCAGGCGGCGATTAACTCGAATGCACAGGCTACAAACAGAAATGTCCAACAACAACTAGCTTGGAAGCCGGCGCAACCAGAGTTTGGGCAGCAGCAGGCTGCCCCTTTGACGAAGCAGCAGCAGGTTGCTCCGACGGAATCGGCAGAGAAAGATTCGGTTGTAGGTTCTCCGGCTTCGAGGGGGAATTCTACAACTAAGAGAAATAGATTCGATGTACTTGCTATGGATGAATCGGTTTTGTTGCATGGGAAGGATGTGGCGACAGGACCGGATTTATTGGAGGTTGCCACGAAGCCGGTACAGAATTCAGTTTATGACAAGACTCTTAGTGAATATAGCTCTGAGGAGGAAGAGACGATTATTGCGGATAGCGACAACAACATGGGAATGGTGATGCACGATGATATTCAAGGGACTGTTTCCTCAGTTCCCGGAGAGATTGGAGGAGCGGTGGTGGAGAAAAATTCGGTTGTTGGGGCAGACATTTCTCCGATTAAGGAGGTTGAGGGAGATAAGCAGATCAATCCTACTCCGAAGGACAATGAGAATCGTATAATTCGGTTAGAGGAACAGGTTAATGAGGGGATGCAACtgctctcggagcagaagcgtggacgtggtcgtccaaagggctcggGAAAGGGAAGAGCGCCTGTACACACAATTCCAGATGGATGTATTAAAAATCGCCTTAGGAATGCAGAGGAAATGGGTTGCAAGCCGAAGGAGTTTGCGATTGACCTTTCCAATAGGCCcagtatgattgcaatgaataatgttgTCCATgggcgttggtcggatgaaatggatgaTTATCCTGAGTTTCGATTTTAGTTGTTTTTTgttcttttgttttttcttctcttttcgaGAATTttacccttagtctgcttctttgtgccttcaagggttgttttttctttttctttttttaataaacctCTAATTTAATAATCATAACAAATTAAGCGAGTTATTaaaatatctatataatatataaaagagaagttttctccctctattttttctctctcttctcccataaatttttttactattttttctcattatttaaattcttttctaaatttcgtcaaatttaatttatgaagaaatattaaatatgcatcttaagtttaagttcataACAAGATTTTTAATAgggtataaaaatcataaaaaatgaatttaaaacgaataggttattaaaattttaaaatatttattttctttctctttgttaaaattttacaactttgtTATTTATgtcaatatatgaaaatatttacttatttattattatgtataataataataataataataataataataataataataataataataataataataataataataataataataataataataataagggttatTAGcttgtaaatacacgaactttttatattttctgaaatttaacatgacttttatttttagcccacaaatacacgaacttagcattatttctgatttttgacattgacaagaaaaaattctaatttactattaacATGAAGGCCGgtataccatgtcattcactctctaatcaaaataatgaatcaaattactctattcaagtgcatatttcgtagtccacgtcatgtatttcggcctccacctcaacaataaatagaATTTTTTCATgccgatgtcaaaaatcagaaaaaatgctaagttcgtgtatttgtgggctaaacataaaagtcatgttaaattttagaaaatataaaaagttcatgtatttacaggctaataaccctaataataataatgtgtatattcattttcattatcaaataatttaaaactatttaataactataattatcattacactttatatatagttgaaaattatgtttttaaattcgaaattttattgagtaattgatagtttatttttaaatcatattttgcgtgtatttatattttaatcgtatataatatttatatttattcatttaaaatatcatttaaatttgatttctccgtgcatcgcacgaatgagcGTGCTAGTAAGTAGTAAATGATGAAAACCTAGTGAAAATATGAGAATCTAATCAAATAGTAAATGAGATTCTGGGAGAATTTTTGATGTTCAAACTTTTCAATTGAAAAATTTCATGAAATATGAAGATCGCGAACCAGATTAATGTCTACGACCTTGAAAACGTACAATTCCAACATcacaaatactcatgtgcaatcggttgcaccgtgcaactgatttttagaatgacactatttcaatcgggaaatgacacttgaacatttccgaatgacactacttcaacatacaaatgacacttgaagatcttgagACAGTGTAATTTTACTGAGTCCTGAGACATATATTATTgcaatatatatttatgaataaaataattagtaaaatcTAATTATTCTCCATATCAAGCTAATTTAATAGAGAGAGCATAACATCATCCACgtcaaatattatttttaaaaattacaattaGAACGgtctcaatttaattaaaaacaaatacaaaatcaTGACAAAACTAGTACTAATATTTAAAGAAAGAATAGGtgttaagagcatccacaacgcGACGTTTTTAGTGTCGGACTGATGTAGAAAAGATAGAGATCATAATACTATTTTTGTAAGTGTCATTataaattagataaattaaaaaaagaagtgTCATGATATAAacgttatttttaaaattaaaatgaatcgAAATACATAATACTACTCTTTTAACTCTAGAATTGATAAGTTCAatcattcaaattttaaattaataattttaatttccaAATCTCAAATTGAAGCTTAACCTATTTTTGGTGTCCAAAATGAGAAAATTGGTAGACATGCGCTGAAATCGCAGAGAACCCATTTAccatatattctctctctctctctccataacCAACCAACCCCCACCACCAATCTGTCACCCCTCCTACTATTTTAGCattttttccaccattttcaaactcacaacatctctctctctccctctccctctctctacctCCATAGAGATACCGCTTCGGTGAGAGAGAGAATCGATAATTCGAGCACGGTTTCAAATTTTCCGCTCTAGCCCTCAATCAATTTCGCTAATCAAATAATCATGCCGTCAGGCGCCAAGAAGCGAAAAGCTGCCAAGAAAAGGAAGGGAACTCAGCCCAACAACAATCCCAATCCGTCCCCTGCTGCTTCTACACAAGGTACAAAAATCTGAGCTTTATTTCGAAAAAGAGATTGTTTTTTGATTTGTTTAGTTGAAGCCACGCAGCCGCATGTGCGTATCAATTATTGTTCATTATCTTTTAGCTTTACAGTTTGATTTTCCACCAGTTTGGGTTTGTGGGCGTGCCTTGATTTGTGTTTTTTCGGATTGATTTTTCTATAAATCTGTGTCAAATCATATTGTTGTCATCCAATTGTGTGTTTTGGGGTATTAGATGGAGATGGGTTTGTGAGCAATTTTCCTATttcattgttattgttattcATTAATTCGAAGTTTTTGCTGCAAATGCTTTTTGGAGAAAGTGATTTGTGATAGATTCGTGATTATATTGATTGTGTTGTgagtttctgattttttttagattGGAATGTATTAAGTTAGTGAATCTTATGTTGGATTGGTTTATCTAAATTGAATGATTTGAATcattttggatgaattcaaaTATGTTAGGGGGTAGTGATGTGAAGCACCAAGATGATAGGCAGAGCGATGTAGGCGAGGCTAGCTCGACCGCGTCTCAGGAACACCCAAGCCACCACGACCTTCTGACCGAGGGTGAGGAAGAGAAGATTGAGACTAGGGAGAATGCTTCCAATCTTCCTCAAGTGGAGGGTGTGAAGATTGAGGGTGACCACATAGTGGTAGAGGGGAAAGCTGTCAAGATTGAAGATGAATTCAGTGGAAAGTTTGAGCATGAAGAAACCGAAAGAAAATCATATGATGGGGGATCGTCCGGGAGCtcaagcagcagcagcagcaacagctcgGATGATGAGTCTCATGCTGTCAAGAGTAGTCGTGCTGTGATTCATACTGTGCCCGCTACCATCATGATTGGAGAGGCAAGTG harbors:
- the LOC131013565 gene encoding uncharacterized protein LOC131013565; the encoded protein is MPSGAKKRKAAKKRKGTQPNNNPNPSPAASTQGGSDVKHQDDRQSDVGEASSTASQEHPSHHDLLTEGEEEKIETRENASNLPQVEGVKIEGDHIVVEGKAVKIEDEFSGKFEHEETERKSYDGGSSGSSSSSSSNSSDDESHAVKSSRAVIHTVPATIMIGEASEAVVDCVPPVVSDKVSLLSEGVEGDTSAPSKFKENGSVVEEATVPSVENVDAASDEKTCAVAETDERLSLSYNAPIATHDNGADLEKDSGVTKPLLVPPPRPVQTTSWKGCCGLFELFTGSDR